GCAGCGGGGTGGGCAGTACGCCGTCCATGAACAGGGCGGGGTTCTTGAGCTTGCCGCCGGGCAGCGGTCTGCCGATGAACACCGCCCTCCCCGCGTTCTGTTGCTCCAGGGTGGCGAGCAGGCGCTCCCGGTCGACGGTGTTCACGCCGACGGTGTGGCGGATGCGCGAGGCCGGTACCAGGAAGTACGGGACGCCTGCCTGCTCCAGGGCGGCGACGACCAGGCCGAGGTTGGCGGCGGCGGCCTCGGCGGCGCTGAACCGGGTCACGACCCGCCCGTAGAGCTGCTGCCCGCGCACGGCCACCGGGCGGAGCACCGGGTCCGTGACCGCGGCCCTGCGGCGCCGCCGCATGGTGCGCAGCTGCCAGACCTGTTCGGCGGCTTTCCGCTCGACTCGCGGTCTCATCCGCCGGGCAAAGGAACGCACGGTCACGTTCTGAGCTCCTCTTCATCAACCCCTGAACATCCCTGCGTTAGCCAGACAGACGCATGCGACAGAAGGTTGTAGAAGAGTTCTCCGAGAATTAACGACCGAAGGACCGTTGACACCACAGCCCGACATCTGCGTGTGGTAGAGGCTCTGACTCCACTTGTGCAGGCCCCGAAGGGGTCAGCGGGGAAGGCCCATGGACCGGGAGATCAGGGTGTCGAAGGCCCGGTCGGGCAGGAAGCGCCGGAGGCCGATGAGAGGACGTGCGCTGAAGCCGGTGGCGTAGCGGGTCCTGGGCCGGCGCGCCGTGACGGCCTTGCCGATGGCGTCGGCGATGACGGTGGGCGGGGACATGCGCCTGGCCATCGTCTCGGAACGCAGCGAGGCGGCGACGGCCTTGGCCTGGCCGGTGTAGGCACCCGCGGCGGAGGACTTCTCCAGGTTGTCGGCGGCGATGCCGCTCCACTCGGTGCGGATGCCGCCGGGTTCGATGACGACGACGTCGATGCCGAACGGCTTGACCTCCATGCGCAGGCAGTCGCTGAGGGCTTCGAGGGCGAACTTGGTGCCGTGGTACCACCCGCCCAGCGGGGTGTAGATCTTCCCGCCCATCGAGGTGATGTTGACGACCGTCCCGCTGCGTCGGGCCCGCATGTGGGGCAGGACGATCTGGGTCAGGCGGACGGCGCCGAAGACGTTGACGTCGAACTGGCGGCGGGCCTCTTCCTGCGAGACGTCCTCCAGAGCGCCGTACGAGCCGTATCCGGCGTTGTTGACCAGGACGTCGATGCGTCCGGTCTCGGAGACGATGCGGTCGACGCCGTTGCGCATCGAGTCGTCGTCGGTGACGTCCATCGCCAGCGGGCGCAGGCCGCGTTCGGCGAGCTGCTGCAGCCGGTCGGTGCGGCGGGCCGCTCCGTAGACGGTGTAGCCGAGGCTGATCAGCTTGAGGGCGGTCGCCTCGCCGATGCCG
The DNA window shown above is from Streptomyces chartreusis and carries:
- a CDS encoding oxidoreductase; translation: MTTTKTALVTGASSGIGEATALKLISLGYTVYGAARRTDRLQQLAERGLRPLAMDVTDDDSMRNGVDRIVSETGRIDVLVNNAGYGSYGALEDVSQEEARRQFDVNVFGAVRLTQIVLPHMRARRSGTVVNITSMGGKIYTPLGGWYHGTKFALEALSDCLRMEVKPFGIDVVVIEPGGIRTEWSGIAADNLEKSSAAGAYTGQAKAVAASLRSETMARRMSPPTVIADAIGKAVTARRPRTRYATGFSARPLIGLRRFLPDRAFDTLISRSMGLPR